In one Paraburkholderia azotifigens genomic region, the following are encoded:
- a CDS encoding ABC1 kinase family protein codes for MPPLFRRLRLLFHALRYGARLIWLAAPEHHKLHWIVTLASRVHESPGGRAGVHRALPNLGPLASAFAESLARRPELATGTLHDAIDAVSHLETPLPPDEVEHAIAAALGRPVSTHFAAIDLTPAQNGFAEQTHVARLAEPINGHRDLAIKLVRAAQVQEIADEAALLRWVARWMEKLSKNARRLRLRELAETFTQEILRRFDLRAEAANLSQTAHHFDGDRRLAIPAVIWELCTDRTLAMQHIESLPALDLGGLSARGVKLVPLAEHIVEVVTEQAFEHGFFHATLDARRVRVSVEPDTLGRIVLADFAVMSSLSSQEREFFVHGATALFDQDYGRLAHLHRDAGHVSQDTRPEKLEAELRMRAEGQFAPASHERSAGALFQHLLFAVHPFGGSVPARLAAAQRAFGQAEMLANALHPGVDSWKIARSVLATLARRERDHRGWVKHLAQELPHLAHLVPRIPQLAVRYLQHQHEVTHVRQQTQLVSDVLLEYRRTRTLLWACSICGGLLGAIAVLLAY; via the coding sequence ATGCCGCCTCTGTTTCGCCGCCTACGACTGCTGTTTCACGCGCTGCGCTACGGCGCGCGCCTCATCTGGCTCGCCGCGCCCGAGCATCACAAGCTGCACTGGATCGTCACGCTCGCGTCGCGCGTGCATGAGTCGCCCGGCGGCCGAGCGGGCGTGCACCGCGCGCTGCCGAACCTCGGCCCGCTGGCGAGCGCCTTCGCGGAATCGCTTGCGCGCCGCCCCGAGCTCGCGACGGGCACGCTGCACGATGCAATCGATGCCGTCAGCCACCTCGAAACGCCTTTGCCGCCGGACGAAGTCGAACACGCGATTGCGGCAGCGCTCGGCCGCCCCGTGTCGACGCACTTCGCCGCGATCGATCTGACTCCCGCGCAGAACGGCTTTGCCGAGCAAACACACGTCGCGCGGCTCGCCGAGCCGATCAACGGACATCGCGATCTCGCGATCAAGCTCGTGCGCGCCGCTCAAGTCCAGGAAATCGCCGACGAAGCCGCGCTGCTGCGCTGGGTCGCGCGCTGGATGGAAAAGCTGTCGAAGAACGCGCGCCGTCTGCGGCTGCGCGAACTCGCCGAGACCTTCACGCAGGAGATTCTGCGCCGCTTCGACCTGCGCGCCGAAGCCGCGAACCTGAGCCAGACCGCGCATCATTTCGACGGCGACAGGCGGCTTGCGATTCCCGCCGTGATCTGGGAGCTGTGCACGGACCGCACGCTCGCGATGCAGCATATCGAGTCGCTGCCCGCGCTCGACCTCGGCGGTCTGTCGGCGCGCGGCGTGAAGCTCGTGCCGCTCGCCGAGCACATCGTCGAAGTGGTCACGGAACAGGCCTTCGAGCACGGCTTCTTTCACGCGACGCTCGATGCCCGGCGCGTGCGCGTGAGCGTCGAGCCGGACACGCTCGGGCGCATCGTGCTGGCGGACTTCGCGGTGATGTCGAGCCTCTCGTCGCAGGAACGCGAGTTTTTCGTGCACGGCGCCACGGCGCTGTTCGATCAGGACTATGGGCGCCTTGCGCATCTGCATCGCGATGCCGGGCACGTATCGCAGGACACGCGCCCCGAGAAGCTCGAAGCCGAATTGCGCATGCGCGCCGAAGGGCAATTCGCGCCGGCGTCGCACGAGCGCTCGGCGGGCGCGCTGTTCCAGCATCTGCTGTTCGCCGTGCATCCGTTCGGCGGCTCCGTGCCGGCGCGTCTCGCCGCCGCACAGCGCGCGTTCGGCCAGGCGGAGATGCTGGCGAACGCGCTGCATCCCGGCGTCGATTCGTGGAAGATCGCGCGCTCCGTGCTGGCGACGCTCGCGCGCCGCGAACGCGATCATCGCGGCTGGGTCAAGCATCTCGCGCAGGAACTGCCGCATCTCGCGCATCTCGTGCCGCGCATTCCGCAGCTCGCGGTGCGCTATCTGCAGCATCAGCATGAAGTGACCCACGTCAGGCAGCAGACGCAACTCGTCAGCGACGTGCTGCTCGAATACCGGCGCACGCGCACGCTGCTGTGGGCGTGCTCGATTTGCGGCGGGCTGCTCGGAGCGATTGCGGTGCTCCTCGCGTATTGA
- a CDS encoding L,D-transpeptidase, protein MLGLTVAVSLAVPAYAQNAYAADAPQDAATPAVDASGVAAHDAVGGVDPRRALLLRDMFASSVTRRLKVPAAEQRAYGGRLQQALEQNDLGSLSGEYVVLVDRSENVQALFIYFRAAPSGAWQMIGASPVATGRPGQYDHFITPLGVFEHTPENMDFRAEGTMNQNGIRGYGNHDMRIFDLGWAQGERGWGKGGISQMRFQMHATDPDKLEPILGIRHSKGCVRIPASLNVFLDHYGILDRDYEALVAEGSSLWVLHSNRVATPWAGRYIVVVDSQRKARPGWSPAPGARARAKVPANADTAD, encoded by the coding sequence ATGCTCGGCCTGACGGTGGCCGTTTCGCTGGCCGTCCCCGCATACGCGCAAAACGCATATGCCGCCGACGCGCCGCAAGATGCCGCCACTCCCGCCGTCGACGCGTCGGGTGTCGCGGCGCACGATGCAGTCGGAGGCGTGGACCCGCGCCGCGCGTTGCTGCTGCGCGACATGTTCGCAAGCAGCGTGACACGCCGTCTGAAGGTGCCGGCCGCCGAACAGCGCGCATACGGCGGGCGTCTGCAGCAGGCGCTCGAGCAGAACGATCTGGGCAGTCTGTCGGGTGAGTATGTGGTGCTCGTCGATCGCAGCGAGAACGTGCAGGCGCTCTTCATCTACTTTCGAGCCGCGCCTTCGGGCGCCTGGCAGATGATCGGCGCGTCGCCCGTCGCGACGGGCCGCCCCGGACAGTACGATCACTTCATCACGCCCCTCGGCGTGTTCGAGCACACACCTGAGAACATGGATTTCCGCGCGGAAGGCACGATGAACCAGAACGGCATCCGCGGCTACGGCAATCACGACATGCGCATTTTCGACCTCGGCTGGGCGCAGGGCGAGCGCGGCTGGGGCAAGGGCGGCATCTCGCAGATGCGCTTCCAGATGCATGCCACCGACCCCGACAAGCTCGAACCGATTCTCGGCATCCGCCATTCGAAAGGCTGCGTGCGGATTCCGGCGTCGCTGAACGTGTTTCTCGATCATTACGGCATTCTCGATCGCGATTACGAGGCACTCGTCGCCGAAGGGAGCTCGTTGTGGGTGCTGCATTCGAACCGCGTCGCGACGCCGTGGGCGGGGCGTTATATCGTCGTCGTCGATTCGCAGCGCAAGGCGCGGCCCGGCTGGTCGCCGGCGCCGGGCGCCAGGGCTCGCGCGAAAGTGCCGGCGAACGCCGATACGGCGGACTAG
- a CDS encoding IS110 family transposase, protein MCTGHTPAISSAEASVNHDSTVFVGLDVHKESITVAYAIDMADVELLGKIGTLKADIDRLCKRVQSKARHVRVVYEAGPCGYGLYRELVERGFDCVVCAPSLVPKKPGERVKTDRRDAVKLVRALRAGDLSAVHVPDVEDEAFRDLARTWAAAKADLRQARQRLKSFLLSHGVRYSGNANWGPEHRRWISVFAFPNHWQQLAFDECRRTIEDRFAQCKRLEATLHEAVVGWRFYPAILGLQTMRGIQFITAVGMLSELGDLSRFEHPRQLMAWLGVTPSEHSSGERRRQGSITKNGNSYARKLLVEAAWSYRYPARVSPEIQRRHEGIPKRILDRAWDAQVRLCRRYRKLAARGKNVNIAVVAVARELAGFIWDISKLAMSLAVTRNEQPA, encoded by the coding sequence ATGTGCACAGGGCACACCCCGGCGATTTCCAGCGCGGAGGCCAGCGTGAACCACGATAGCACGGTGTTTGTCGGTCTGGATGTTCACAAGGAGTCGATCACGGTGGCGTACGCAATCGATATGGCCGACGTGGAACTGTTGGGCAAGATCGGAACGCTGAAGGCGGATATCGATCGCTTGTGCAAGCGTGTTCAGTCGAAGGCGCGCCATGTCCGCGTTGTCTATGAAGCCGGCCCCTGCGGCTACGGACTCTACAGGGAGCTCGTTGAAAGAGGATTCGACTGCGTGGTATGCGCGCCGTCCCTGGTCCCGAAGAAACCGGGCGAGCGCGTCAAGACGGACCGGCGCGATGCGGTCAAGCTCGTACGCGCACTGCGCGCTGGCGACCTGTCAGCGGTACACGTGCCGGATGTTGAAGATGAGGCGTTCCGGGACCTGGCGCGCACATGGGCGGCAGCGAAAGCAGATCTCAGACAGGCCCGCCAGCGATTGAAGTCCTTCCTGCTATCGCATGGAGTCCGCTACTCAGGTAACGCCAACTGGGGTCCCGAGCACCGGCGATGGATAAGCGTATTTGCATTCCCAAACCACTGGCAGCAACTGGCCTTCGACGAGTGCCGTCGCACGATCGAAGACAGGTTTGCGCAATGTAAGCGCCTCGAGGCGACCCTGCACGAAGCTGTCGTCGGCTGGCGATTTTATCCGGCCATTCTCGGTCTGCAGACCATGCGCGGCATACAGTTCATCACCGCCGTGGGCATGCTCTCCGAATTGGGAGACCTCTCCCGCTTCGAGCACCCGCGTCAACTGATGGCCTGGCTGGGCGTGACGCCCTCAGAACATTCTTCGGGTGAGCGGCGGCGTCAGGGCAGCATCACGAAGAACGGCAATAGCTATGCAAGAAAGCTGCTCGTCGAGGCCGCCTGGAGCTACAGATACCCGGCACGCGTGAGCCCGGAAATTCAGCGCCGACATGAAGGCATCCCCAAACGCATCCTCGACCGTGCCTGGGACGCACAGGTCCGACTCTGCCGCCGATACCGCAAGCTGGCAGCACGCGGCAAGAATGTGAACATCGCTGTCGTCGCCGTCGCACGCGAACTTGCGGGGTTCATCTGGGACATCAGCAAGCTCGCAATGTCGCTCGCCGTAACGCGAAACGAGCAGCCGGCGTAG
- a CDS encoding DMT family transporter, producing MLVVFNAVVFVVLWSTGFVVARAIKPFADPNLFLLARFGGTALLFMAAALVARVEWPRGRALGKHLIAGALLQGVYLGAGYWAVAQGMSAGIMALLGALQPLLTAAVAAPLFGERLSGRGWTGMLLGLAGVALVLEPKLAAAPAPITQGHVGDVPQWLVVGVSIFAVGAITAGTLIQKTSLSKADIRSASAVQNFGAAAVVLVFALALGEDRWIPSPTLWMSLAWGVVMLSGVSVTLLVWMVRRGDASRATALLFLAPPLAALEGYVGFGETLTAVQVAGFAVALVGVLLARS from the coding sequence ATGCTGGTTGTCTTCAATGCAGTTGTCTTCGTGGTTCTGTGGTCGACGGGTTTCGTGGTCGCGCGCGCGATCAAGCCTTTCGCCGATCCCAATCTCTTCCTGCTCGCGCGTTTCGGCGGCACCGCGCTGCTGTTCATGGCGGCGGCGCTCGTTGCGCGCGTCGAATGGCCGCGGGGCCGCGCGCTCGGCAAGCATCTGATCGCGGGCGCGCTGCTGCAAGGCGTCTATCTGGGTGCGGGCTACTGGGCCGTCGCGCAAGGCATGAGCGCGGGCATCATGGCGCTGCTCGGCGCGCTGCAGCCGCTGCTGACGGCCGCCGTGGCCGCGCCGCTGTTCGGCGAACGCCTGTCGGGGCGCGGCTGGACGGGCATGCTGCTCGGACTTGCGGGCGTCGCGCTGGTGCTTGAACCGAAACTCGCGGCCGCGCCTGCGCCCATCACGCAAGGCCATGTGGGCGACGTGCCGCAATGGCTGGTGGTCGGCGTGTCGATTTTCGCCGTGGGCGCGATTACGGCGGGCACGCTGATCCAGAAGACCTCGCTGTCGAAGGCCGATATCCGTAGCGCGAGCGCCGTGCAAAATTTCGGCGCTGCCGCCGTCGTGCTGGTGTTCGCGCTGGCGCTCGGCGAGGATCGATGGATTCCGTCGCCTACGCTGTGGATGTCGCTTGCGTGGGGCGTCGTGATGCTGTCTGGCGTGAGCGTCACGCTGCTCGTGTGGATGGTGCGGCGCGGCGACGCGTCGCGCGCGACGGCGCTTCTGTTTCTCGCGCCGCCGCTGGCTGCGCTCGAAGGCTATGTCGGCTTCGGCGAAACGCTGACGGCAGTTCAGGTGGCGGGTTTCGCCGTCGCGCTGGTCGGGGTGCTGCTGGCGCGCTCGTAA
- the nadE gene encoding ammonia-dependent NAD(+) synthetase: protein MDQQERAARQRQIAAELHVADTFDATLEIEQRVTFLAGYLRANGLDAYVLGISGGVDSSTAGRLAQLAVERLRAANYDARFVAMRLPYGVQHDEADAQQALAFIRPDETLTVDIRPAANAMLASLTAGGLPFADESQQDFVHGNIKARQRMIAQYAAAGARRGIVVGTDHAAESVMGFFTKFGDGGADVLPLAGLTKRRVRALAAALGASDALAHKVPTADLEMLRPQRPDEDAYGIRYADIDDFLEGKPVSNAVFDTVMRFYDSTRHKRALPYTPFD from the coding sequence ATGGATCAGCAGGAACGTGCCGCGCGTCAGCGGCAGATCGCAGCAGAATTGCATGTCGCCGACACGTTCGACGCCACGCTCGAGATCGAGCAGCGCGTCACGTTTCTCGCCGGCTATCTGCGCGCGAACGGACTGGACGCGTACGTGCTCGGCATCAGCGGCGGCGTCGATTCGTCGACGGCGGGGCGGCTCGCGCAACTGGCCGTCGAACGTCTGCGCGCCGCGAATTACGACGCGCGTTTTGTCGCGATGCGTTTGCCGTACGGCGTCCAGCACGATGAAGCCGATGCGCAACAGGCGCTCGCGTTCATCCGGCCCGACGAAACGCTGACGGTCGACATCCGCCCCGCCGCCAATGCGATGCTCGCGTCACTCACGGCTGGCGGCCTGCCCTTCGCCGACGAGTCGCAGCAGGACTTCGTGCACGGCAACATCAAGGCGCGCCAGCGGATGATCGCGCAATATGCGGCGGCGGGCGCGCGGCGCGGCATCGTCGTCGGCACGGATCACGCGGCGGAATCGGTGATGGGTTTCTTCACGAAGTTCGGCGACGGCGGGGCCGACGTGTTGCCGCTCGCGGGACTGACCAAGCGGCGCGTGCGCGCGCTCGCTGCCGCACTCGGCGCCAGCGATGCCCTCGCGCACAAGGTGCCGACCGCCGACCTCGAAATGTTGCGCCCTCAACGTCCCGACGAGGACGCATACGGCATCCGTTACGCGGACATCGACGATTTTCTCGAAGGCAAGCCGGTGAGCAATGCGGTGTTCGACACCGTCATGCGTTTCTACGACAGCACGCGTCACAAGCGCGCGCTGCCTTACACGCCCTTCGATTGA